One genomic segment of Salinibacter grassmerensis includes these proteins:
- a CDS encoding YhbY family RNA-binding protein, with the protein MSDRLTSRQRAHLRSEAHGQDPLVHIGKEGVTDAVMQSVEEAFNTRELVTIRVLDNAPRPVREVSEAVADALEDVQVVRTIGGTALFYRPHPDDPEIDLPASGAEES; encoded by the coding sequence ATGTCGGACCGCCTGACGTCTCGCCAGCGCGCTCACCTTCGCAGTGAAGCTCACGGGCAGGATCCCCTCGTGCACATCGGCAAAGAGGGGGTGACCGACGCCGTCATGCAGTCGGTTGAGGAAGCCTTCAACACCCGCGAACTCGTCACCATCCGCGTGCTCGACAACGCCCCCCGCCCCGTCCGAGAGGTCTCGGAGGCGGTGGCGGACGCCCTGGAGGACGTGCAGGTGGTCCGCACGATTGGGGGAACAGCCCTGTTTTACCGCCCCCACCCCGATGACCCGGAGATCGACCTGCCGGCGTCAGGGGCCGAAGAATCGTAG
- a CDS encoding MBL fold metallo-hydrolase codes for MLDRLDTLDLHFQDRQHIIAAYLYPHADGVALIETGPGSTFPTLQARLAARGLTPADISEVFLTHIHLDHAGAAGHFARHGATIYAHHVGIPHLSGPGRLLASARRIYGDDMDALWGEMHPVPDDQLVALDDGDTVSLGEEDLTALDTPGHASHHMSYVVGDVCFTGDVGGVRIPGERHVELPLAPPEIDLDAWRESLAALRAAADRHDLRHLAPTHFGLYDDLSAHLERLDTAIETADDWAARTLSGWDDSEEALQDAMTEWMRGQASEQGVGHDAWERYERANPSWMAAMGLQRYWTTQKA; via the coding sequence ATGCTCGACCGGCTCGACACGCTCGACCTCCACTTTCAGGATCGACAGCACATCATCGCGGCGTACCTCTATCCTCACGCCGATGGGGTGGCCCTGATCGAGACGGGACCCGGCTCCACCTTTCCCACGCTGCAGGCCCGGTTGGCCGCCCGGGGCCTCACCCCGGCGGACATCTCGGAGGTGTTTCTGACCCACATCCACCTCGACCACGCCGGGGCGGCGGGCCACTTTGCCCGGCACGGCGCCACGATCTACGCCCATCACGTCGGGATCCCGCACCTGTCTGGCCCGGGACGCCTGCTGGCGAGCGCCCGGCGAATTTACGGAGACGACATGGACGCGCTCTGGGGGGAGATGCATCCGGTCCCCGACGACCAACTCGTCGCGCTGGACGACGGGGACACGGTGTCTCTGGGCGAGGAGGACCTGACTGCCCTCGACACCCCAGGACACGCCTCCCACCACATGAGCTACGTCGTCGGGGACGTCTGCTTCACCGGCGACGTGGGGGGCGTCCGCATTCCCGGGGAGCGCCACGTGGAGCTTCCTCTCGCGCCCCCCGAAATTGACCTCGATGCCTGGCGCGAGAGCCTAGCTGCACTTCGGGCCGCGGCCGACCGGCATGATCTTCGCCACCTCGCCCCCACTCACTTTGGGCTCTACGACGATCTCTCTGCCCACCTCGAACGATTGGACACAGCCATCGAGACCGCCGACGACTGGGCTGCGCGGACGCTGTCCGGGTGGGACGACAGCGAGGAGGCGCTCCAGGACGCCATGACAGAGTGGATGCGCGGCCAGGCCTCCGAACAGGGCGTCGGCCACGACGCCTGGGAACGCTACGAGCGGGCCAATCCGAGCTGGATGGCGGCGATGGGGCTGCAACGATACTGGACGACGCAGAAGGCGTAG